Part of the Caldanaerobius fijiensis DSM 17918 genome is shown below.
ATTTGCAGCTTATAAAAGAAGCAGAAAAAGCACTTGAAGAAGGAGAATTTATACCGTTCGAGGAGGTTTTGAAGGAGGCTGGCATTAATGAAAAAGACCCACAAGATAATCATTGAAAAAAAAGCTGCAAAATTTTTGGCAAGTCAGCCTCCCGAACAACAGAAAAGACTTGCAAGAGCAATCAGTCAACTTCCGGAAGGCAATGTAATACCGCTTAAAGGCTATAAATCTCTTTATAGATTAAGAGTTGGAGATTACAGGATTATTTTTACAATAAAAGAAAATGAACTATTAATACTTGTTTTAAGCATAGGCAACCGTGGAGATGTATATAAAAAATTATAACAATCAGAAAATTTCTGCAAGTCCTTAAAGAATCAGGTAATTGATACTAAAAGAGAAAAAAGCTCGGGGCAAATAAAATTGCCCCGAGCTTTTTTCTTTGTAAGAAAAAGAGATAACATCAAAGCCTTACCTATCACTATCACCACCTCAGCCGATACACATTTATTGCCGTGCCCGGCGTCAATTCGATACGCGGCATAGAGCAGGTGC
Proteins encoded:
- a CDS encoding type II toxin-antitoxin system RelE family toxin; protein product: MKKTHKIIIEKKAAKFLASQPPEQQKRLARAISQLPEGNVIPLKGYKSLYRLRVGDYRIIFTIKENELLILVLSIGNRGDVYKKL